Below is a genomic region from Alosa sapidissima isolate fAloSap1 chromosome 19, fAloSap1.pri, whole genome shotgun sequence.
cCAACATGGATGTTTTAAACAAAGTGGAGGTGGAGTATGAAACCTTCCCTGGCTGGAAGACAGACACATCATCTACTAGGAAATGGGCTGACCTCCCACCAAAAGCCCAGAACTACATCCGCTTTGTGGAGAACCAGATTGGTGTTCCTAGTAAGTGAAACCAACCACAGGTCAAAGTCTCATCAGTACACGTGTAAGATTATATGCTTACCAATTATCTATTGTCTTGACTAAGTTAACAATGTTATCCTTAGTATTATTTGCATACAAAGCGGATTAGTCTTAAATTTAAAGGAAAGACAAAAATCaagatatttatatatatatatataaaaaaaatctctgTGGTTTTTGTTCCTCTTGTTCATGCATGACATCTGTCCTTCTTCCGTCTCTCCAACAGTTAAGTGGGTTGGCGTTGGACCGTCCAGAGAGTGCATGATACAGATGTTCTAGAATGCCTCTGCATCATCCAGATGTTCTGGAATGCCTTAGCATTATCCATAGGTTCTCCAGTTCTTCAGCATGCCGCTGAGATGGCAGCTGACGCATCTTGGAAGCATCTCAAGTCCCATCTGCCATCTCCATCTAAACACCAGACGGAAtgaaacattacacacacctaggcctacatttacTTTCATTTTCATAGGCTGTCCTTTCAGCTTAAACTGTTTTCAGAGGGCATGGCATATTAATGACCTCATCCCAGAATCAGAGTTATGGACACAACAACACTGAAATGGCTGGTCCTCTGATAAGGAACTGTCTAAAGGTTTACAGAAGGCAGTGTTTTACTCAGAAACATAGTTGTTGTGGAACCAGTTTTTTGTTAATCCCACTGCTTGTTTGCACTATAAATATGTGTGGGACAGTTAGCCTACTGAGTTAGTTTCATGTGACATGGGGCTTTCTATTGAAGTGTTTTCCATTTTTCATGGACAGTCACTTTTGATGAGGCATTATCTTGACATTAAAGTGTCAAAACAAGAAGTATCTCTGGCATCCTCATGTTACTTTGTATTTTGTGTTGggaaagtttgtttgtttgttttctcataATAATTAAACGGGATAGTGTACTTTCTACATGCATGAATTACGTTGAACAGTAATGTTTTATTCTGTTGACTTTTGTTGTTGATGATTATGTTGTTATTATTAATTTGGTGTAATTTGGATAAGGGATTTTGGCTTTGCAATAAATTCCAATATATGTTAGTGTCACAGTTATTGTATAACTTGCAATTTTAGGTGATACTGAATTTTCACTCCATACCAGTAGGTGGAGGTCGTTTAGTCATTGCAAAACACAGAAGAAGCCAAGGGTGATAAAGAGTGCCTGGCCCACATCCAAATTTGAAGGAGGGCCTGCGTAAGTTCCCGCGAAATCGTGTTTATACCTCAACGCGGAGCTTTTCCCTCAGTTCAAGAGCTTTGTTTACGGGATCAAAAACCTGCAATAACGTTAACGAAACTATTTCATACTTTGTAGATATGCCTAAGAGATCCTGTCCATTTACGGAGACTTTCTCCTCACAATATAAAATTCATGTTAGTCAAAAGGAATTAAGCAGTCATGGAGTGTTTGGGAACATGTACCGACAAGAAATATACGGTGAGACATTTGAAGTTACTGCTCAATTGCTTCACAACCTCAAAAGAGACCGCTTTTATTGTTTAAATTACTTATTTGTAGCCTGTGTTATATTTTTGAAGTGCTGCCAGTTTTTCGACAATGTTAACAGTTagtgttaacgttagctaagtgaACAGGTCTCGACTGTGTTATAAGGCTAACGTTGATGCTAACCTAGCCTCCAATCAAACTTAAGTTACAAGAGACATTTTAGGTTGACACGGCCAGAGCCCGTTCTCTGACACGGCTTAGCTTAATTGCTAGTGACTATTGCTAGTGCTGCTGTCTCATCTCACATAACGTGTTTCCGCAATCAAGCACGTTTCACTTGTTAATGAAATCGTCCATGTTAACGTTACTTTTGTTTGAGTTCCCATTTAAATCACGGCATGGTTATGTAGTTGAAACTCCGTGGACGTCGAACGAACCGTAACTTATAATAGCTGCTAAGGGGCCAACTAGTTTCAATGTGGGAGTTTAACAACTGTGAGTTAACGTTAGCATCGATGTTGGCTTTTTGATTGTGATGACGCGTATGCCATGCCATAACGTTAGATTGTATCTTGGCCAATTTGGTGGTACAGGGCGAATCGACAGCCATTTGATACGGTCATGCAAAATTGCAATTTTGTatgttaaaggggaacttggcaactatttcaacgtaataaacccgtttagaaatcatttggatggttaaatgacctgttccggtgaaaatggtgacttttcccgctgcccctagcgtccccaggcggaaaaccaaccttgcaacattgagactaccgtcccggaaagagaagtgagaaacaagaaactcgttttaaatcgtgtttcttaccttgtaacatccacattgtctgccgaacttatgctaaccgttttgccagcttgtaaacaaatccatgtgctttatcgttaccttttcccacagttttgaaatagcataatgcacaatttctccagcagagggggaaatcctgccaagtttccctttaaacaaAGATCCTTCAGAACAAGCTGAAGCGTTTATCCCATGAGTCTTGACTTTTCAACCCATTGTGATTGAGACGTCGGGGCAAAAAAACTATTTCCGTTTGGTAACACTCCTAAAACTCACTTCAGGAAGTAAACATTGCCTCATTtaaaaactattgcgtgttaaATTTAAACATGTTACTTATGCTGGTGTTGGAGTGTTCTATTAGGCATTTTAAGATGCGCAAAGATTACCTCCTGTCAGAGCAGCTTAATTAGCAATTATGTGCGGTGATTCTGTAGCCTCTTTGCTGTCTCTTACGATAGAAAGCTGCACAAGTAGAGGTTACAGTTTGGGGGAACAGGTGAGTCACGTAGCGCCACACTCCTGGGTAATGTAGTTTACTTAATTAACCCCCTGAGTACACACAGAACCTGATTTGGAGTGCAGTGCCGGTACCTTTCATGTTTTTACTTCGTACCAGCCCACTTCGAGCACTGCTCTTCTATTTCattctctcctttttcttttaCCACTTTCTCCTTTGCTTTGACCCCTTTTTGACAAGTACCTAAATGTCTGCATGCTCATCCTCTGGTAATGGTATTTATTGTAGTAAATTCGTCTTTGCAATGTGGCTTGAATGTTATTGCTCGGATCTGATGTCTGTCCTCTTCCATTTGATCTGTTAATGGGGTGAAGATGCATTTGGGCATATTTCAGATTTTACTTATGTTTCTCAGAAGTGGCTCCAGTTCTGAATGCTGACCTGATTTGTTGGCATGACTTCCCGCTGATATTTGACTAATTTGCCCTTTAGAAAAGACGAAGAACTTGCTTTTCAATGGGACCAAAGCCGTTATGGACAGACTATGGAAAGTGAGCGGGGAGGACAAGTCATGTAATGGCCATATCTCCAAAGAGGCTCCTATGGCAAATGGAGCCCACACTCTCCTCAAGGGACAGACTGTGATTGGATTCGACGGCAAGCTAAAAAAGACAACAGCTGCTCCAGGTAATTCCTGTATGGTTTAGGCCACACGTGCAATTTCTAACTCGGTGATGCCTAATATGTTGGACCGGTATGTCCGGGAATTTAGAATTGCAACACGTTTCCGCTCACTTTTAGGGGAACACAAACACCTTTGATTGAATAGAAACCAGTGGTGTTGCACTGATATGGGCAGAGTAAAGGGCTGATAAATATGCCATCTTTCAgtaaacatgaataaaaggaACAAGGTTGATGTCCATTATCTCTATGTACCTGGGATTTAAACAGCCATTACGTTCCT
It encodes:
- the siva1 gene encoding apoptosis regulatory protein Siva, which gives rise to MPKRSCPFTETFSSQYKIHVSQKELSSHGVFGNMYRQEIYEKTKNLLFNGTKAVMDRLWKVSGEDKSCNGHISKEAPMANGAHTLLKGQTVIGFDGKLKKTTAAPDCVSMVGAAAPTGCSVCLKASASRKPCSQCERPICTSCTQQCIGCTSLCCTFCITVDYTDRYDKAYCCSCSS